In Microbacterium enclense, one genomic interval encodes:
- the rpsF gene encoding 30S ribosomal protein S6 has protein sequence MTHQYELMVIFDPEVDERQVAPKLDGFLKVITADGGTIDKVDIWGRRRLAYEIRKKNEGIYAVVNFVATSEATNELDRQLKLNEQIMRTKVLRAEEAIAQVAAEAKRSEEKAARKAAAPRKVESAEKAAK, from the coding sequence GTGACGCACCAGTACGAACTCATGGTCATCTTCGATCCCGAGGTCGACGAGCGCCAGGTCGCTCCGAAGCTCGACGGTTTCCTCAAGGTCATCACGGCCGATGGAGGAACCATCGACAAGGTCGACATCTGGGGCCGCCGTCGTCTCGCCTACGAGATCCGCAAGAAGAACGAGGGCATCTACGCCGTCGTCAACTTCGTCGCGACCAGCGAGGCCACGAACGAGCTCGACCGTCAGCTGAAGCTGAACGAGCAGATCATGCGCACCAAGGTCCTGCGCGCCGAAGAAGCGATCGCCCAGGTCGCCGCCGAGGCCAAGCGCTCCGAGGAGAAGGCCGCCCGCAAGGCTGCCGCTCCCCGCAAGGTCGAGTCCGCCGAGAAGGCTGCGAAGTAA
- a CDS encoding single-stranded DNA-binding protein translates to MAGETVITVVGNLTADPELRYTQNGLPVANFTIASTPRTFDRQANEWKDGEALFLRASVWREFAEHVAGSLTKGSRVIATGRLKQRSYQDREGNNRTSIELEVDEIGPSLRYATAQVTRAASGGGGGGGGQRPQVQQSNDEPWSTPGSNGGNSGADAWSTPGSYGDDTPF, encoded by the coding sequence ATGGCCGGCGAAACCGTCATCACCGTTGTGGGCAACCTCACGGCCGACCCCGAGCTGCGCTACACGCAGAACGGTCTCCCGGTCGCGAACTTCACCATCGCGTCGACTCCCCGCACGTTCGACCGTCAGGCGAACGAGTGGAAAGACGGCGAGGCGCTGTTCCTGCGTGCCTCGGTGTGGCGCGAATTCGCCGAGCACGTCGCCGGTTCGCTGACGAAGGGCAGCCGTGTCATCGCGACCGGCCGCCTCAAGCAGCGTTCGTACCAGGACCGCGAGGGCAACAACCGCACCTCCATCGAACTCGAAGTCGATGAGATCGGCCCCTCGCTCCGCTACGCGACCGCCCAGGTCACCCGTGCCGCTTCCGGCGGTGGCGGTGGCGGCGGCGGTCAGCGCCCGCAGGTGCAGCAGTCCAACGACGAGCCGTGGTCGACGCCCGGTTCGAACGGCGGCAACAGCGGCGCCGACGCGTGGAGCACTCCTGGTTCCTACGGAGACGACACCCCGTTCTGA
- the rpsR gene encoding 30S ribosomal protein S18 — translation MAGKATGDRRKPRKGAKNAAPAKAIRVGVIDYKDVATLRKFISERGKIRARRITGVSVQEQRLIARAIKNAREMALLPYAGAGR, via the coding sequence ATGGCTGGAAAGGCCACTGGCGACCGCCGCAAGCCGCGGAAGGGCGCAAAGAACGCTGCCCCCGCGAAGGCGATCCGCGTCGGCGTCATCGACTACAAGGACGTCGCAACCCTCCGCAAGTTCATCTCGGAGCGCGGGAAGATCCGCGCCCGTCGTATCACCGGTGTCTCCGTGCAGGAGCAGCGCCTGATCGCCCGCGCCATCAAGAACGCGCGCGAGATGGCTCTCCTGCCCTACGCCGGCGCCGGCCGCTAA
- the rplI gene encoding 50S ribosomal protein L9, translated as MAKLILTNEVTGLGSAGDVVEVKNGYARNYLIPQGFAVAWSRGGEKQVASIRAARESRAIHDHEEAVALKSTLESNTVKLAVKAGNEGRLFGSVKTADVADAVKAAGLGDLDKRKIQITSSIKSVGEHEATVRLRDDVTAVITLQVVAAK; from the coding sequence ATGGCAAAGCTGATTCTCACGAATGAGGTCACCGGGCTCGGTAGCGCCGGTGACGTTGTCGAGGTCAAGAACGGGTACGCCCGCAACTACCTCATCCCGCAGGGCTTCGCCGTGGCCTGGAGCCGTGGTGGCGAGAAGCAGGTCGCGTCGATCCGCGCCGCTCGCGAGTCCCGCGCGATCCACGACCACGAAGAGGCCGTGGCCCTGAAGAGCACGCTCGAGTCGAACACCGTCAAGCTCGCCGTCAAGGCCGGCAACGAGGGTCGCCTGTTCGGTTCGGTCAAGACCGCCGACGTGGCCGACGCCGTCAAGGCTGCCGGTCTCGGCGACCTCGACAAGCGCAAGATCCAGATCACCTCTTCGATCAAGTCGGTCGGCGAGCACGAGGCGACCGTTCGCCTGCGTGACGACGTCACCGCTGTGATCACCCTCCAGGTGGTCGCCGCGAAGTAA
- a CDS encoding cupin domain-containing protein: MTDDRPATAVLLDLEPHAEGGWFRRMWTGGYAVETPTGERPAATCIHYLLTPGEESAWHVVTSDEVWLWHGPGKLVLSLGGNGEAPELDHTVVLGPDLAAGEKLQYTVPAGIWQAARLAADEEVVVSCVVSPGFSFADWRLAD, encoded by the coding sequence ATGACCGATGACCGCCCCGCCACCGCTGTTCTCCTCGACCTCGAGCCGCACGCCGAGGGCGGGTGGTTCCGTCGCATGTGGACGGGCGGTTATGCGGTCGAGACGCCGACAGGGGAGCGTCCCGCCGCCACGTGCATCCACTACCTGCTGACGCCGGGGGAGGAGAGCGCATGGCACGTCGTGACGAGCGACGAGGTCTGGCTGTGGCACGGGCCGGGCAAGCTCGTGCTGTCTCTCGGGGGGAACGGGGAGGCGCCCGAGCTCGATCACACGGTGGTGCTGGGTCCGGACCTCGCGGCGGGGGAGAAACTCCAGTACACGGTGCCCGCGGGCATCTGGCAGGCGGCTCGCCTCGCGGCTGACGAGGAGGTCGTCGTGAGCTGTGTCGTCTCCCCGGGGTTCAGCTTCGCGGACTGGCGCCTCGCGGACTGA
- a CDS encoding metalloregulator ArsR/SmtB family transcription factor, translated as MPAPEPIPGLADLDRLDAVFAALSHRTRRAILVTLRANGGSQTSGRIAGRMDHSWQTTSRHLRQLEEAGLITVGLHGRERVYTLNDSFMLDELDRWSERFRS; from the coding sequence ATGCCGGCGCCTGAGCCGATCCCGGGGCTGGCGGATCTGGATCGCCTCGACGCGGTCTTCGCCGCGCTGTCACACCGAACGCGTCGCGCCATACTGGTGACGCTGCGGGCAAACGGGGGGTCGCAGACGTCGGGGAGGATCGCGGGCCGGATGGACCACAGTTGGCAGACGACGAGCCGGCACCTTCGTCAGCTCGAGGAGGCCGGCCTCATCACCGTGGGGCTTCACGGGCGCGAGCGCGTTTACACGCTCAATGACTCGTTCATGCTCGACGAGCTCGACCGCTGGAGCGAACGGTTCCGATCCTGA
- a CDS encoding VOC family protein: MSAPNLFLIYVQDAEAATAFYRDLFEIEPTFTSPPYVAFEVAPGVLFAVWTGRAEHAVPATPRTSELGLMVPGAASAVDDLFARWTAKGVHVVEEPHDDVFGRTFVVADPDGNLIRVSPID; the protein is encoded by the coding sequence ATGTCCGCACCGAACCTCTTCCTCATCTACGTTCAGGATGCCGAGGCGGCGACCGCCTTCTACCGCGACCTCTTCGAGATCGAACCGACCTTCACCAGCCCGCCCTACGTCGCCTTCGAGGTCGCCCCCGGCGTGCTCTTCGCCGTATGGACGGGACGCGCCGAGCACGCCGTCCCCGCCACCCCTCGCACCAGCGAGCTCGGACTGATGGTGCCCGGCGCAGCGTCGGCCGTCGACGACCTCTTCGCGCGCTGGACGGCGAAGGGCGTGCACGTCGTCGAGGAGCCCCACGACGATGTCTTCGGACGCACGTTCGTCGTGGCCGACCCCGACGGGAACCTCATTCGGGTTTCGCCGATCGACTGA
- a CDS encoding WYL domain-containing protein — MKASRLLHLLLLLQTRQRVTTTELAERLEVSRRTILRDVEALSAAGVPVYAERGRAGGIVLVAGARLNASHLDPGELEALSVAGLDEALLDRLGLTAARHAAARKIAAREATTAGAPDDARLSDVILVDSTPWLSGARAEVDVAELAWALRSRRRLRIEYRRSADATASARMVDPYGLVAKAGRWYLVADSDGEGRLFSLERLSGYEMLDAPAILRDSETLRTVWAALRQRTDSPGDIIVTARLRASRLDLARRILGARITSVEPLADGWCTVTLGYPEIEAVRQLLQFGDHIEILAPGAARERVRELALDLVERHARRVDAS; from the coding sequence GTGAAGGCATCCCGGCTGCTGCACCTGCTGCTCTTGCTGCAGACCCGCCAGCGCGTGACGACGACGGAGCTGGCGGAGCGGCTCGAGGTCTCCCGGCGCACGATCCTGCGCGACGTCGAGGCGCTTTCCGCCGCGGGAGTGCCGGTCTACGCTGAGCGGGGTCGCGCCGGGGGCATCGTGCTCGTGGCCGGCGCGCGACTGAATGCCTCGCACCTGGATCCGGGCGAGTTGGAGGCGCTGTCCGTCGCGGGGCTCGACGAGGCGCTCCTCGACCGGCTCGGACTGACCGCTGCTCGCCACGCGGCCGCGCGCAAGATCGCCGCCCGCGAGGCCACGACAGCGGGAGCCCCCGATGACGCGCGCTTGAGCGACGTCATCCTCGTCGACAGCACCCCGTGGCTGTCGGGTGCTCGGGCGGAGGTCGACGTCGCGGAGCTGGCCTGGGCACTCCGCAGTCGTCGTCGCTTGCGCATCGAGTATCGGAGAAGCGCGGATGCCACTGCCTCGGCGCGCATGGTCGACCCCTACGGTCTGGTCGCCAAGGCGGGGCGCTGGTACCTCGTCGCCGATTCCGACGGGGAGGGGCGGCTGTTCTCCCTCGAACGACTCTCGGGCTACGAGATGCTCGACGCCCCCGCCATCCTGCGTGACAGCGAGACCCTCCGAACGGTCTGGGCCGCGTTGCGGCAGCGTACCGACTCACCGGGGGACATCATCGTGACGGCGCGGCTGCGAGCGAGTCGGCTGGATCTCGCTCGCCGCATCCTCGGTGCCCGCATCACATCGGTGGAGCCTCTCGCCGATGGGTGGTGCACCGTCACGCTCGGGTATCCCGAGATCGAAGCGGTCCGTCAGCTGCTCCAGTTCGGCGACCACATCGAGATTCTGGCTCCGGGTGCCGCGCGCGAGCGGGTTCGCGAGCTCGCTCTCGATCTCGTCGAGCGCCACGCGCGCCGGGTCGACGCGAGCTGA
- a CDS encoding MerR family transcriptional regulator, translating to MSTQPAFEVLDDPDARLGIAEVARLSGLSQDTLRWYEREGLLPAVSRGADRRRRYTRRDAALVEMLARLRDSGMPTDEMRAFSRLVSGGADTHEERLEILERHRDRILRRRAELDQHLASLEEKAAHYRFLISAGLDCDGRPAPVNPPTAKDGEQS from the coding sequence ATGAGCACGCAGCCCGCCTTCGAGGTACTGGACGACCCCGATGCACGCCTCGGGATTGCCGAAGTCGCTCGACTGAGCGGACTGAGCCAAGACACCCTGCGGTGGTACGAACGAGAGGGCCTTCTGCCCGCGGTGAGTCGCGGCGCTGACCGCAGAAGACGCTACACACGTCGGGATGCCGCGCTCGTGGAGATGCTGGCGAGGTTGCGCGACAGCGGGATGCCGACGGACGAGATGCGCGCGTTCTCGCGTCTCGTGAGCGGTGGCGCCGATACCCACGAGGAACGGCTGGAGATTCTGGAGCGGCATCGCGATCGCATCCTCCGACGTCGAGCCGAACTCGATCAGCACCTCGCGTCGCTCGAAGAGAAGGCGGCGCATTACCGATTCCTCATCAGTGCCGGCCTGGACTGCGACGGTCGACCCGCACCGGTGAATCCCCCGACCGCAAAAGATGGAGAGCAATCATGA
- a CDS encoding aldo/keto reductase: protein MSVPTTPLGDGLTVSRLGFGAMALTGVYGESTHAENLAALNHALDVGVTFIDTADIYGGGESERVVGEVARSRRDEMTIATKFGITGSIAEKTMFARNDPAYVREAAEASLARLGIETIDVYYLHRREVAVPIEEVVGAMADLVAAGKVRHLGLSEVTADEIEAAHRVHPIAAVQSEWSVWSRDVERSVVPTSARLGIGFVPYSPLGRGFLTGALSDPAAFAGDWRAGLSRFSGDAFTSNTAIVTVLATIAAEHGATPAQIALAWLYATGERFGLPVVPIPGTRRVSRIDENAGATAIALTEDEIGVLDQLSRRVVGPRSDVDDPNWTSDTRERHDG from the coding sequence ATGAGTGTGCCCACGACGCCCCTCGGCGATGGTCTGACCGTCAGCCGCCTCGGATTCGGAGCGATGGCCCTGACGGGTGTCTACGGGGAGAGTACCCACGCCGAGAACCTCGCGGCGCTGAACCACGCCCTCGACGTGGGCGTCACCTTCATCGACACCGCCGACATCTATGGCGGGGGCGAGAGCGAGAGAGTCGTCGGCGAGGTGGCCAGGAGCCGTCGAGACGAGATGACGATCGCGACCAAGTTCGGGATCACCGGCTCCATCGCGGAGAAGACGATGTTCGCCCGGAACGACCCGGCCTATGTGCGCGAAGCGGCCGAGGCGAGCCTCGCTCGACTGGGCATCGAGACCATCGACGTGTACTACCTCCATCGGCGCGAGGTGGCGGTGCCGATCGAGGAGGTCGTCGGTGCGATGGCCGACCTGGTCGCCGCGGGAAAGGTCCGGCACCTCGGTTTGTCGGAAGTCACGGCCGACGAGATCGAGGCGGCGCATCGCGTCCACCCGATCGCGGCCGTGCAGAGCGAGTGGTCGGTGTGGAGCCGCGACGTCGAACGCTCCGTCGTCCCGACGTCGGCGCGGCTCGGAATCGGCTTCGTTCCGTACTCGCCGCTGGGGCGAGGCTTCTTGACCGGCGCGTTGTCGGACCCCGCCGCCTTCGCCGGCGACTGGCGCGCCGGCCTGAGCCGCTTCAGCGGCGACGCGTTCACCTCGAACACGGCCATCGTGACGGTGCTCGCGACCATCGCAGCCGAGCACGGCGCAACCCCGGCGCAGATCGCCCTCGCGTGGCTATACGCGACGGGCGAGCGGTTCGGCCTGCCTGTCGTCCCCATTCCCGGCACCAGGCGTGTGTCGCGTATCGACGAGAACGCGGGTGCCACCGCCATCGCGCTCACGGAGGATGAGATCGGCGTGCTCGACCAGCTGTCCCGTCGCGTCGTCGGGCCGCGGTCCGACGTCGACGACCCCAATTGGACGAGCGACACCCGCGAGCGTCACGACGGCTGA